A region from the Methylovorus glucosotrophus genome encodes:
- a CDS encoding energy transducer TonB, translating to MIRKRENSFAIRAGALSVLVHGLLLMLLLFSFHWKTVQPMSVAQVELWEAIPAEKAVQPPKPEPTPEPPKPEPKPEPKPEPKPDPAPEPQPKAEIQVKKEPVKPKEEKPVKPKEEPKPEPKKKDEKPKVDMLKKLQQAMLEEDAKATQAAAPKTGPAASASPKVDPSEVAKYIGLITNKIRRNVNSQLCGSGKPELTFNLNLMPTGELIGAPRLVKGSGIPACDDAVERAILQSQPLPLPTQPDLLAQFRNLELKFRPNE from the coding sequence ATGATACGCAAGCGTGAAAATTCATTTGCCATACGTGCTGGTGCCCTGTCGGTGCTGGTGCATGGCCTGTTGTTGATGTTGCTGCTGTTTTCCTTTCACTGGAAAACCGTGCAACCCATGAGCGTGGCTCAGGTGGAGCTATGGGAAGCGATCCCCGCTGAAAAAGCGGTGCAGCCACCCAAGCCGGAACCGACGCCAGAGCCACCCAAGCCCGAGCCAAAGCCTGAACCCAAGCCAGAGCCTAAACCCGATCCCGCACCTGAGCCACAGCCCAAGGCCGAGATTCAGGTGAAAAAGGAACCGGTCAAACCCAAGGAAGAAAAGCCGGTAAAACCGAAAGAAGAGCCCAAGCCTGAGCCTAAAAAGAAGGACGAAAAGCCTAAAGTGGACATGCTGAAAAAACTGCAGCAAGCCATGCTGGAAGAGGACGCGAAGGCGACACAGGCCGCCGCTCCCAAGACGGGTCCGGCAGCGTCTGCTTCGCCCAAGGTGGATCCTAGCGAGGTGGCCAAATATATCGGCCTGATCACGAACAAGATCCGCCGCAATGTGAATTCGCAATTGTGCGGTAGTGGCAAGCCTGAGTTGACGTTTAACCTGAATCTCATGCCGACGGGTGAGCTGATTGGTGCGCCACGGCTGGTAAAGGGCAGCGGTATTCCTGCCTGCGACGATGCGGTAGAACGGGCGATTTTGCAGTCTCAGCCCTTGCCATTGCCGACGCAGCCCGACCTGCTTGCACAGTTTCGTAACCTGGAACTCAAGTTCAGGCCGAACGAATAG
- the tolB gene encoding Tol-Pal system beta propeller repeat protein TolB → MNKLRLLLSFFLLALPLAGKAALTIEIVGGAAQQIPIAVVPFAKTPGAQDDIATVVGADLRRSGLFRVLETRGVVNQPHDLPEVKYPEWAAIQAQALTIGSVETLPGGRLKVSFRLLDVLKQNQLAGLEFNIAASQQRATAHKIADIIYEKLTGEPGVFSTRIAYITKTAGRYALQVADADGFNPQTVMSSNEPVISPRWSPDGTKLAYVSYEKKKPIVFVQSLVTGQRNVVANFKGNNSAPAWSPDGNRLAIVLTHSANSQVYVINADGTGLKQLTYTTSIDTEPVWTPDGSAIYFTSNRGGGPQIYRMASTGGDAKRVTFDGNYNVSPRISPDGKTLAYIKQDNGKFRVAVQDVASGQVQVLSDTAQDESPSFAPNGRMILYATSISGRGALAAVSADGRVKQRLSETGGDVREPAWGPAAN, encoded by the coding sequence ATGAACAAACTACGCCTACTACTTAGCTTTTTCCTCTTGGCCTTGCCGCTTGCCGGTAAAGCCGCATTGACAATCGAAATCGTTGGCGGCGCTGCACAGCAAATCCCGATTGCTGTCGTGCCTTTTGCCAAGACGCCGGGAGCGCAGGACGATATTGCCACGGTGGTGGGCGCTGACCTGCGCCGTAGCGGCCTGTTCCGTGTGCTGGAAACGCGTGGTGTGGTGAATCAGCCGCACGATCTGCCCGAGGTGAAATATCCGGAATGGGCGGCGATTCAAGCGCAGGCGCTGACCATCGGCTCTGTGGAAACCTTGCCTGGCGGTCGCCTGAAAGTGTCTTTCCGCCTGCTGGATGTGTTGAAACAGAATCAGCTCGCCGGTCTTGAATTCAACATTGCGGCTTCGCAGCAGCGTGCAACCGCGCACAAGATTGCCGACATCATCTATGAAAAACTGACTGGTGAACCGGGTGTCTTCTCCACGCGCATTGCCTACATTACCAAGACCGCAGGGCGCTACGCCTTGCAGGTGGCCGATGCCGATGGTTTCAATCCGCAAACCGTCATGTCTTCGAATGAGCCTGTGATTTCGCCACGCTGGTCTCCCGATGGCACGAAACTGGCTTACGTTTCGTACGAGAAAAAGAAACCCATCGTGTTTGTGCAGTCATTGGTGACAGGTCAACGTAATGTGGTTGCAAACTTCAAGGGCAACAATAGCGCCCCGGCATGGTCGCCTGATGGCAATCGCCTGGCGATTGTGCTGACGCACAGCGCCAACTCGCAGGTGTATGTGATCAATGCCGATGGCACCGGATTGAAGCAGCTGACCTACACAACATCCATTGATACGGAACCCGTGTGGACACCTGATGGCTCGGCGATTTACTTTACCTCCAACCGTGGTGGTGGCCCGCAGATCTACCGCATGGCCAGTACCGGTGGCGACGCCAAGCGTGTGACATTCGATGGCAATTACAACGTAAGCCCGCGCATCTCGCCTGATGGCAAGACGCTGGCATACATCAAGCAGGATAACGGCAAGTTCCGCGTAGCGGTGCAGGATGTTGCCAGCGGACAAGTGCAGGTGTTGAGCGATACTGCGCAGGATGAATCGCCCAGCTTTGCGCCCAATGGCCGCATGATTTTGTATGCGACCAGCATTAGTGGACGTGGTGCATTGGCTGCCGTGTCTGCAGATGGTCGCGTCAAGCAGCGTCTGAGCGAAACCGGCGGCGATGTGCGTGAGCCCGCCTGGGGACCCGCAGCGAATTAG